In the genome of Gordonia rubripertincta, one region contains:
- a CDS encoding sulfotransferase family protein, translating to MTSAARTDVGTIEDLHASAIRATGLEDFGDTDYLEPLGILLDSYRYEAGLTELGSKMFRFFLKGALVARLLSEASWKANPEHADVEITRPIFVTGLPRTGTTALHRLLAADPDHQGLEMWLAEFPQPRPPRDTWADNPVYQQIQAGFEQHHVENPEFMGLHYMDAGEVEECWQLLRQSVTSISYESLAHIPSYSRWLAEQDWTPAYLRHRKNLQLIGLNDPGKRWVLKNPSHLFALDALMAAYPDALVIQTHRAPSTIIASMCSLAEHATPGWSTTFTGDQIGQDQLELWSRGLREFSRARKKYDPAQFLDIDFADLRSDPMGTVERVYAALDTPMSDAARAAVTALDEESKSGARKPQHRYQLADYGLDEATVEAAFGE from the coding sequence ATGACTAGTGCAGCACGGACCGACGTCGGGACCATCGAGGACCTGCACGCCTCGGCCATCCGGGCCACGGGCCTCGAGGACTTCGGCGACACCGACTACCTCGAACCCCTGGGCATCCTGCTCGACTCCTACCGCTACGAGGCCGGGCTCACCGAGCTCGGCAGTAAGATGTTCCGGTTCTTCCTCAAGGGAGCCCTGGTCGCACGACTGCTCAGCGAGGCGTCGTGGAAGGCGAACCCGGAACACGCCGATGTCGAGATCACCCGGCCCATCTTCGTGACCGGCCTACCGCGTACGGGAACGACTGCCCTGCACCGGCTTCTGGCGGCAGACCCGGATCACCAGGGTCTCGAGATGTGGCTCGCGGAGTTCCCGCAGCCGCGACCGCCCCGCGACACGTGGGCCGACAACCCGGTGTACCAACAGATTCAAGCCGGCTTCGAGCAGCACCACGTCGAGAACCCGGAGTTCATGGGTCTGCACTACATGGATGCGGGCGAGGTCGAGGAATGCTGGCAGTTGTTGCGGCAGAGCGTCACCTCGATCTCCTACGAGTCGCTCGCCCACATCCCGTCCTACTCACGGTGGCTCGCCGAGCAGGACTGGACGCCCGCATACCTGCGGCATCGTAAGAACCTGCAGTTGATCGGTCTCAACGATCCGGGTAAGCGGTGGGTGCTGAAGAACCCGAGCCACCTGTTCGCGCTCGACGCCCTGATGGCTGCCTACCCCGATGCGCTGGTGATCCAGACCCACCGCGCGCCGTCGACGATCATCGCGTCGATGTGCAGTCTCGCCGAGCACGCCACCCCCGGCTGGTCGACGACCTTCACCGGTGATCAGATCGGACAGGACCAGCTGGAACTGTGGTCGCGCGGGTTGCGTGAGTTCTCCCGCGCCCGGAAGAAGTACGACCCCGCCCAGTTCCTCGACATCGACTTCGCCGACCTCCGCTCGGACCCGATGGGCACCGTCGAACGCGTCTACGCAGCGCTCGACACCCCCATGTCCGACGCGGCGCGAGCGGCGGTGACAGCCCTCGACGAGGAGAGCAAGTCCGGGGCACGGAAGCCGCAGCACCGATACCAGTTGGCCGACTACGGACTCGACGAGGCGACGGTCGAGGCGGCGTTCGGGGAGTAG
- the hsaC gene encoding iron-dependent extradiol dioxygenase HsaC gives MTDCPIRSLGYMRIEATDIEAWRTYGLKVLGMIEGSGLTEGALYLRMDDFPARLVIVPSEHDRLACAGWEVANAAALQEVRDRLAGAHVVFREGKDEEIADRRVAELIVFDDPAGNTLEVFHGAALEHRRIVSPYGHRFVTEEQGLGHVVLTCEDDKAALEFYRDVLGFKLRDSMRLPPQVVGREEGDEVPWLRFLGCNPRHHSLAFLPIPNSTGIVHLMVEVENSDDVGLCLDRALRKKVPMSATLGRHVNDLMLSFYMKTPGGFDVEFGCEGRTVKDEEWIARESTAVSLWGHDFSVGFKN, from the coding sequence ATGACTGACTGTCCGATCCGTTCACTGGGATACATGAGGATCGAGGCGACCGACATCGAGGCGTGGCGCACCTACGGCCTCAAGGTCCTCGGCATGATCGAGGGCTCGGGACTCACCGAGGGCGCGCTCTATCTGCGGATGGACGACTTCCCCGCCCGCCTGGTCATCGTGCCCTCGGAGCACGACCGCCTGGCCTGCGCGGGGTGGGAGGTCGCGAACGCCGCTGCGCTCCAGGAGGTCCGCGACCGCCTGGCCGGTGCACACGTCGTTTTCCGGGAGGGCAAGGACGAGGAGATCGCCGACCGCCGCGTCGCCGAGTTGATCGTGTTCGACGATCCCGCCGGCAACACCCTCGAGGTGTTCCACGGGGCCGCGCTAGAGCACCGTCGCATCGTCAGCCCGTACGGTCACCGCTTCGTCACCGAGGAACAGGGTCTCGGTCACGTCGTGCTCACCTGTGAGGACGACAAGGCCGCACTCGAGTTCTACCGGGACGTCCTGGGATTCAAGCTCCGTGACTCGATGCGCCTGCCCCCGCAGGTCGTCGGACGCGAAGAGGGCGACGAGGTCCCGTGGCTGCGATTCCTTGGCTGCAACCCGCGACACCACTCATTGGCGTTCCTGCCGATCCCCAACAGCACCGGCATCGTCCACCTGATGGTGGAGGTCGAGAACTCCGACGACGTCGGACTGTGCCTGGATCGCGCCCTGCGCAAGAAGGTGCCGATGTCGGCAACCCTGGGCCGGCACGTCAACGACCTCATGCTCTCCTTCTACATGAAGACACCGGGCGGCTTCGACGTCGAGTTCGGTTGCGAGGGACGGACGGTCAAGGACGAGGAGTGGATCGCCCGGGAGAGCACCGCGGTCAGTCTGTGGGGGCATGACTTCAGCGTCGGGTTCAAGAACTGA
- a CDS encoding SDR family oxidoreductase, producing MSSGSGLLDDKVVVVSGVGPGLGRSICLRAAAEGARVVLAARTESRLKEVAAEIDAAGGTSLVVPTDITDDAAVDNLVATTLAEFGRADVLVNNAFALPSMKPLGRTDFGQITSSIEVTVVGTLRVIKSFTDALAEADGSIVNINSMVIRHSEPRYGSYKIAKSALLAMSQTLASELGDRGIRINSVAPGYIWDDQLKWYFGEVAKKYGITPEQVYEQTASKSDLKRLPEPDEIADAVMFLASPMARAITGHTLDVNCGEYHD from the coding sequence ATGAGTTCTGGATCGGGTCTCCTCGATGACAAGGTGGTCGTCGTATCGGGCGTGGGTCCCGGGCTGGGTCGCTCGATCTGCCTACGTGCTGCTGCCGAGGGCGCACGCGTCGTCCTTGCCGCCCGCACCGAATCGCGCCTGAAAGAGGTTGCCGCGGAGATCGATGCGGCCGGCGGAACCAGTCTCGTCGTGCCGACCGACATCACCGACGACGCTGCCGTCGACAATCTGGTCGCCACCACGCTCGCGGAGTTCGGCCGCGCCGATGTCCTGGTCAACAACGCCTTCGCGCTGCCCTCGATGAAACCGCTGGGACGCACCGACTTCGGCCAGATCACCAGCAGTATCGAGGTCACCGTCGTCGGGACACTGCGTGTCATCAAGTCGTTCACCGATGCGCTGGCCGAGGCGGACGGGTCGATCGTGAACATCAACTCGATGGTCATCCGGCACTCCGAACCGCGCTACGGCAGTTACAAGATCGCAAAGTCCGCGCTGCTCGCCATGTCGCAGACGCTGGCATCCGAGCTGGGGGATCGCGGTATCCGGATCAATTCGGTGGCGCCGGGGTACATCTGGGACGACCAGCTGAAGTGGTACTTCGGCGAGGTCGCCAAGAAGTACGGGATCACCCCTGAGCAGGTGTACGAGCAGACCGCGTCGAAGTCCGATCTCAAGCGCCTGCCCGAACCGGACGAGATCGCCGACGCCGTGATGTTTCTCGCCTCGCCGATGGCGAGGGCGATCACCGGGCACACCCTCGACGTGAATTGCGGTGAATACCATGACTAG
- a CDS encoding NlpC/P60 family protein: MSVLRTRCVRVTCAVALSAALSVAAPFVGSPFADAGRAAAAGSSSGSSDSTGSVPIYLPIPTPTGLAALGASMTQIGKPYRWGGTGPHSWDCSGLVQWAFHTAGVKLPRTSQQQARVGNAIPFSALAPGDIIIFGRDAGHVGIYAGGGRLFNAYTTGKPIGFTKVKDMGPIKTIRRFG; this comes from the coding sequence ATGTCCGTTTTGCGAACCCGCTGTGTGCGGGTCACCTGTGCTGTCGCCCTCTCCGCCGCGTTGTCCGTCGCGGCGCCGTTCGTGGGTTCACCGTTCGCCGATGCCGGACGCGCCGCCGCGGCCGGCTCGAGTTCGGGCTCCAGTGATTCCACCGGTTCGGTACCGATCTACCTGCCCATCCCCACTCCCACCGGCCTGGCGGCGCTCGGCGCGTCGATGACCCAGATCGGTAAGCCATACCGATGGGGTGGCACCGGCCCGCACTCGTGGGACTGCTCCGGTCTCGTCCAGTGGGCATTCCACACCGCGGGCGTGAAACTGCCCCGGACCAGCCAGCAGCAGGCGAGGGTCGGCAACGCGATCCCGTTCAGCGCTCTCGCCCCCGGCGACATCATCATCTTCGGCCGTGACGCCGGACACGTCGGCATCTACGCCGGCGGCGGCCGGCTGTTCAACGCCTACACCACGGGCAAGCCCATCGGCTTCACCAAGGTCAAGGACATGGGGCCAATCAAGACGATTCGTCGTTTCGGCTGA
- the hsaB gene encoding 3-hydroxy-9,10-secoandrosta-1,3,5(10)-triene-9,17-dione monooxygenase reductase subunit — protein sequence MAQTPYGSAEFDSRQFRTAMGQFCTGVTVITTVDEDGKPVGFACQSFAALSLDPPLVLFCPMKTSRSWKVIEKAGKFCVNVLSNRQQDVSAAFGAPGDDKFANITWDPSPAGLPVIRHGLTWVECDVERVTDGGDHHIVIGRALTLGEVLQDKPLLFYRGGYLSTEHPRVTPAQAELENFLTWTGGDTWL from the coding sequence ATGGCCCAGACGCCTTACGGATCCGCGGAGTTCGACTCCCGGCAGTTCCGTACCGCGATGGGTCAGTTCTGCACCGGCGTCACGGTCATCACGACCGTCGACGAGGACGGCAAACCCGTCGGCTTCGCGTGCCAGTCCTTCGCGGCGCTGTCCCTCGATCCGCCGTTGGTGCTGTTCTGCCCGATGAAAACTTCCCGGAGCTGGAAGGTCATCGAGAAGGCCGGCAAGTTCTGCGTCAACGTCCTGTCCAACCGTCAGCAGGACGTGAGCGCGGCCTTCGGGGCGCCGGGCGACGACAAGTTCGCCAACATCACCTGGGACCCGTCACCGGCGGGTCTGCCGGTCATCCGGCACGGGCTGACCTGGGTCGAGTGCGACGTCGAACGGGTCACCGACGGCGGCGATCACCACATCGTCATCGGCCGGGCACTCACGCTCGGCGAAGTGCTGCAGGACAAGCCGTTGCTCTTCTACCGCGGCGGCTACCTGTCGACCGAACATCCGCGGGTGACGCCGGCACAGGCCGAACTCGAGAACTTCCTGACCTGGACGGGCGGAGACACCTGGCTATGA
- a CDS encoding Rieske 2Fe-2S domain-containing protein, producing MSPAPDTMTPNTPGSSDDAEVGIREIDTGAPPTRFARGWHCLGLFSEFDDGTPHSVQVFGTKLVVWVDTKGELNILDAYCRHMGGDLSQGKLSGDNVACPFHGWLWKGNGRCAGVPYAKRNPKLAKTRSWPSMVRNGQVFVYNDPEGNPPPDEVIIPELAEVGSEEWTDWTWNRIVIEGSNCREIIDNVVDMAHFFYVHFALPDYFKNVFEGEIAAQYMNSHGRPDVTLGTNYGDSRLESIAAYYGPSYMLNPMVQYYGGFAVETILTNCHYPIDENSFVLMYGVMAKVPEGLTAEQASKMATKISAGVEVGFLQDVEIWKNKTRIDNPLLVEEDGPVYQLRRWYEQFYVDKADVTEEMTGRFEYEIDTSKAVESWNAEIEENLRRQEAEKAAAEQSPDGATDSSEKAQV from the coding sequence ATGTCACCAGCACCCGACACGATGACCCCGAACACCCCCGGTTCGTCCGACGACGCCGAGGTGGGTATCCGGGAGATCGACACCGGCGCACCGCCCACCCGGTTCGCCCGCGGGTGGCATTGCCTGGGTCTGTTCAGCGAGTTCGACGACGGCACGCCGCACTCCGTGCAGGTCTTCGGCACCAAGCTTGTCGTCTGGGTCGACACCAAGGGCGAGCTGAACATCCTCGACGCCTACTGCCGGCACATGGGCGGCGACCTGTCCCAGGGCAAGCTGTCCGGCGACAACGTCGCCTGCCCGTTCCACGGCTGGCTGTGGAAGGGCAACGGCCGCTGTGCCGGCGTCCCGTACGCCAAGCGCAACCCCAAGCTCGCCAAGACCCGCTCGTGGCCGTCCATGGTCCGCAACGGCCAGGTCTTCGTCTACAACGACCCCGAGGGCAACCCGCCGCCGGACGAGGTCATCATCCCGGAGCTCGCCGAGGTCGGGTCCGAGGAGTGGACCGACTGGACCTGGAACCGGATCGTGATCGAGGGCTCGAACTGCCGCGAGATCATCGACAATGTCGTCGACATGGCGCATTTCTTCTACGTGCACTTCGCCCTGCCGGACTACTTCAAGAATGTCTTCGAGGGCGAGATCGCCGCCCAGTACATGAATTCGCACGGGCGCCCCGACGTCACGCTGGGCACCAATTACGGCGACAGCCGACTCGAATCGATCGCCGCCTATTACGGTCCGTCCTACATGCTGAACCCGATGGTCCAGTACTACGGCGGTTTCGCGGTCGAGACCATCCTGACCAATTGCCATTACCCGATCGACGAGAATTCGTTCGTCCTGATGTATGGCGTCATGGCGAAGGTACCCGAGGGCCTCACCGCCGAGCAGGCATCGAAGATGGCGACCAAGATCAGCGCCGGCGTCGAGGTCGGATTCCTGCAGGACGTCGAGATCTGGAAGAACAAGACCCGGATCGACAATCCGCTCCTCGTCGAGGAGGACGGCCCGGTGTATCAGCTCCGACGCTGGTACGAGCAGTTCTACGTCGACAAAGCCGATGTCACCGAGGAGATGACGGGCCGGTTCGAGTACGAGATCGACACCTCGAAGGCAGTCGAGAGCTGGAATGCCGAGATCGAGGAGAACCTCCGGCGCCAGGAAGCCGAGAAGGCTGCGGCCGAGCAGTCGCCGGACGGCGCGACGGACTCCTCGGAGAAGGCGCAGGTCTGA
- the hsaA gene encoding 3-hydroxy-9,10-secoandrosta-1,3,5(10)-triene-9,17-dione monooxygenase oxygenase subunit: MPAQRSEAAEQVLEKINALLPEIEQRAQATEDLRRIPEETVSSLETAGFFKLMQPEQWGGYQVDPVTFYEAVRRIASACGSTGWVSGIIGIHNWHLALFDQQAQEDVWGKDPNVRISSSYAPMGMGEVVDGGYKVNGSWAWSSGCDTADWVFVGGPVIKNGKPVDFVSFLIPREDYTIKDVWNVVGLRGTGSNTIEVKDVFVPRHRMLSMRTMSMGQSPGLEQNTAPVYKMPWGTIHPSTIATPIVGMAFGAYHAHVEHQGKRVRAAYAGEKAKDDPFAKVRIAEAASDIDAAWRQLSGNLQAEYDLILAGEEVPMELRLAARRDQVRATGRAISAIDRLFENSGAHALENGTPIQRFWRDAHAGRVHAANDPERAYVAFGNGEFGIPIGDTMV, from the coding sequence ATGCCAGCACAACGGAGCGAAGCCGCCGAGCAGGTCCTGGAGAAGATCAACGCGCTGCTCCCGGAGATCGAGCAGCGGGCGCAGGCCACCGAGGACCTGCGTCGAATCCCGGAGGAGACCGTGTCCAGCCTCGAGACGGCCGGCTTCTTCAAGCTGATGCAGCCCGAGCAGTGGGGTGGATACCAGGTCGATCCGGTGACGTTCTACGAGGCCGTGCGGCGCATCGCCTCGGCCTGCGGGTCGACGGGTTGGGTGTCGGGCATCATCGGCATCCACAACTGGCACCTCGCGCTCTTCGACCAGCAGGCGCAGGAGGATGTCTGGGGCAAGGATCCCAACGTCCGCATCTCGTCGTCGTATGCACCCATGGGCATGGGTGAGGTCGTCGACGGCGGCTACAAGGTCAACGGTTCGTGGGCCTGGTCGTCGGGTTGTGACACCGCCGACTGGGTGTTCGTCGGTGGACCGGTCATCAAGAACGGCAAGCCGGTCGACTTCGTCAGCTTCCTGATCCCGCGCGAGGACTACACGATCAAGGACGTCTGGAACGTCGTCGGTCTGCGCGGCACCGGCTCCAACACCATCGAGGTCAAGGACGTCTTCGTCCCCCGTCACCGCATGCTGAGCATGCGCACCATGTCGATGGGGCAGAGCCCGGGTCTCGAGCAGAACACCGCACCGGTCTACAAGATGCCCTGGGGCACAATCCATCCCAGCACCATCGCGACGCCTATCGTCGGCATGGCCTTCGGTGCCTACCATGCCCACGTCGAACACCAGGGCAAGCGCGTCCGCGCCGCCTACGCCGGCGAGAAGGCCAAGGACGATCCCTTCGCCAAGGTCCGTATCGCCGAGGCCGCCAGCGACATCGACGCCGCGTGGCGTCAGCTGTCGGGCAACCTGCAAGCCGAGTACGACCTGATCCTCGCCGGCGAAGAGGTTCCCATGGAACTGCGTCTCGCGGCCCGCCGCGACCAGGTGCGTGCCACCGGCCGGGCGATCTCCGCCATCGACCGCCTCTTCGAGAACTCGGGCGCCCATGCACTCGAGAACGGCACCCCGATCCAGCGGTTCTGGCGCGACGCCCACGCCGGACGCGTGCACGCCGCCAACGATCCGGAACGCGCCTACGTCGCATTCGGCAACGGCGAGTTCGGGATTCCCATCGGCGACACGATGGTATAG